From a region of the Lepidochelys kempii isolate rLepKem1 chromosome 26, rLepKem1.hap2, whole genome shotgun sequence genome:
- the LOC140903606 gene encoding surfactant protein C-like produces the protein MDVSSKEALIEAPPDYSPVARIPCLSPHLKRLLIIVVVVVIIVLVVLGFLLMGLHISEKHTETVLRMTIQGLDGEGSPQQLSMSGKERTGTFHIKAGINSSATVVYDYPHLLICYKSWQGRACYITKMDKENIQGLDTIAKAFQHLQLEQGEEMEEGGSPVPQANRSILGTTVNILCSNVPIYWA, from the exons ATGGATGTTAGCAGCAAGGAGGCTCTGATAGAGGCCCCTCCG GACTACTCTCCTGTCGCCAGGatcccctgcctctcccctcacCTCAAGAGACTCTTGATCATCGTGGTGGTGGTTGTGATCATAGTCTTGGTTGTGCTGGGTTTCCTCCTGATGGGATTGCACATATCTGAGAAGCACACGGAAACT GTTTTGCGAATGACTATCCAGGGCCTGGATGGGGAAGGGTCCCCGCAACAGCTCTCCATGAGTGGGAAAGAAAGGACAGGGACTTTCCACATCAAGGCAGGGATCAATTCTTCAGCCACTGTTGTGTACGACTACCCCCAC CTGCTGATCTGCTACAAATCCTGGCAAGGCCGAGCCTGCTACATCACCAAGATGGACAAGGAGAACATTCAGGGCCTGGATACCATTGCCAAGGCGTTCCAGCATCTCCAG CTCGAACAGGGTGAAGAGATGGAGGAAGGGGGGTCCCCTGTGCCCCAGGCCAATCGCTCCATCCTGGGCACTACAGTTAACATCCTCTGCAGCAACGTTCCCATCTACTGGGCTTAG
- the LOC140903449 gene encoding surfactant protein C-like: MPANDQLLDEEQLGPGKTKVMLIGKGKRFGELVEAVSPPSIEGSIRLLFKSLSALRTEGTSKWHRRSSKMEISIKEALIGDPLCPGCPLHIKRILIIVVVIVLIVVVVLGALLLGLHVTQEHTETVLQMTIEGLQGEESGLRLSMDWEEEVVTFLIDAGTHDPGTVVYDYSNLLISYKSWQGRACYITKMDKENIQGLDTIAKAFHQHLQLKSLILTPEQGEEEEQKGFPVTLADRSILGTTVNILCSNVPIYWA, encoded by the exons ATGCCTGCAAATGATCAGCTCttggatgaagagcagctgggcccaggcaagACCAAAGTGATGCTGATCGGAAAGGGGAAACGCTTTGGAGAACTGGTCGAGGCAGTGTCTCCACCTTCCATTGAAGGCTCCATTC GTCTCCTATTTAAGTCTCTCTCTGCCCTACGCACTGAGGGGACGTCCAAGTGGCACAGGAGAAGCAGCAAGATGGAAATCAGCATCAAGGAAGCTCTGATTGGGGACCCACTG TGCCCCGGCTGCCCCCTGCACATCAAGAGAATCCTAATCATCGTGGTGGTCATTGTGCTGATAGTTGTGGTCGTcctgggagccctgctgctgggacTGCACGTGACCCAGGAACACACTGAGACT GTTTTGCAAATGACCAttgaggggctgcagggggaagagTCTGGACTGCGGCTCTCCATGGACTGGGAAGAAGAGGTGGTGACTTTCCTCATTGATGCAGGAACCCATGACCCGGGCACAGTCGTGTATGACTACAGTAAT CTGCTGATCAGCTACAAATCCTGGCAAGGCCGAGCCTGCTACATCACCAAGATGGACAAAGAGAACATTCAGGGCCTGGATACCATTGCAAAGGCATTCCACCAGCATCTCCAG CTCAAGTCGCTCATCCTGACCCCCGAgcagggtgaggaggaggagcagaaaggGTTTCCTGTGACCCTGGCTGATCGCTCCATCCTGGGCACTACAGTTAACATCCTCTGCAGCAACGTTCCCATCTACTGGGCTTAG